One window of Theropithecus gelada isolate Dixy chromosome 4, Tgel_1.0, whole genome shotgun sequence genomic DNA carries:
- the TCTE1 gene encoding dynein regulatory complex subunit 5 gives MQETVTTSALLDPSHSSVSTQDKSSTGGHTSSTGPQPSKPSITPVSAKSRNPHPGANFHRMRRIIAEDPEWSLAIVPLLTELCIQHIIRNFQNNPILKQMLPEHQQKVLNHLSPDLPLAVTANLIDNENYWLRCCMQRWPVCHVAHHGGSWKRMFFERHLENLLKHFIPGTTDPAVILDLLPLCRNYVRRVHVDQFLPPVQLPAQLRPGDQSDSGSEGEMEEPTVDHYQLGDLVAGLSHLEELDLVYDVKDCGMNFEWNLFLFTYRDCHSLAAAIKACHTLKIFKLTRSKVDDDKARIIIRSLLDHPVLEELDLSHNLIGDRGARGAAKLLSHSRLRVLNLANNQVRAPGAQSLAHALAHNTNLISLNLRLNCIEDEGGQALAHALQTNKCLTTLHLGGNELSEPTATLLSQVLAINTTLTSINLSCNHIGLDGGKQLLEGMSDNKTLLEFDLRLSDVAQESEYLIGQALYANREAARQRALNPSHFMSTITANGPENSVG, from the exons ATGCAGGAGACCGTAACAACATCAGCATTGTTGGACCCCAGCCACTCCTCAGTCTCCACCCAGGACAAGTCCTCCACTGGCGGACACACTTCAAGCACAGGCCCACAGCCCTCAAAGCCTTCAATCACACCAGTCTCTGCAAAGTCCAGAAACCCACATCCTGGGGCCAATTTCCATCGGATGCGCCGGATCATTGCTGAGGATCCTGAGTGGTCACTGGCCATCGTGCCCCTCCTCACAGAGCTCTGCATTCAGCACATCATCAGGAACTTCCAGA ATAACCCTATCCTGAAGCAGATGCTCCCGGAACACCAGCAGAAGGTCCTGAACCACCTGTCCCCTGACCTACCACTGGCTGTGACCGCCAACCTGATAGACAATGAGAACTACTGGCTCCGCTGCTGCATGCAGCGCTGGCCCGTGTGCCACGTGGCCCACCATGGCGGCAGCTGGAAACGCATGTTCTTCGAGCGGCACCTGGAGAACCTGCTAAAGCACTTTATCCCAGGCACCACGGACCCCGCGGTGATCCTCGACCTGCTGCCCCTCTGCAGGAATTATGTGCGCAGGGTCCACGTCGATCAGTTCCTTCCACCGGTGCAGCTCCCGGCCCAGCTCCGGCCAGGCGACCAGTCGGACTCAGGCAGCgagggagagatggaggagcCCACCGTTGACCACTATCAACTGGGCGATCTGGTAGCTGGCCTGAGCCACCTGGAAGAGCTGGACCTGGTGTACGATGTCAAGGACTGCGGCATGAATTTCGAGTGGAATCTCTTCCTCTTCACCTACCGCGACTGCCACTCCTTGGCAGCCGCCATCAAGGCGTGCCACACCCTCAAG ATCTTCAAGCTGACCCGAAGCAAGGTGGATGATGACAAAGCACGCATCATAATTCGAAGTCTTCTGGACCACCCAGTCCTTGAGGAGCTGGACTTGTCACACAACCTCATTGGGGACCGTGGTGCACGAGGTGCTGCCAAGCTGCTGAGCCACAGCCGCCTGCGTGTGCTCAACCTGGCCAACAACCAGGTGCGTGCACCTGGTGCCCAGTCGCTGGCTCATGCTCTGGCACACAACACCAACCTCATTTCCCTCAACCTACGTCTCAACTGCATCGAGGATGAGGGTGGCCAGGCTCTTGCCCATGCCTTGCAGACCAACAAGTGCCTCACCACACTGCACCTCGGTGGCAATGAGCTGTCTGAACCCACCGCCACACTCCTGTCGCAGGTGCTCGCCATCAACACCACACTCACCAGCATCAACCTGTCCTGCAACCACATCGGGCTG GACGGTGGGAAGCAGCTCCTGGAAGGCATGTCGGACAACAAGACCCTCCTGGAATTTGACTTGCGCCTGTCAGATGTGGCCCAGGAAAGCGAGTACCTCATTGGCCAGGCCCTCTATGCAAACCGAGAAGCAGCCCGCCAGCGGGCCTTGAATCCCAGCCACTTCATGTCAACCATCACTGCCAATGGCCCTGAGAACTCTGTGGGATAA
- the TMEM151B gene encoding transmembrane protein 151B translates to MSPPGSAAGESAAGGGGGGGGPGVPEELTAAAAAAAADEGPAREEQRPIQPSFTKSLCRESHWKCLLLSLLMYGCLGAVAWCHVTTVTRLTFSSAYQGNSLMYHDSPCSNGYVYIPLAFLLMLYAVYLVECWHCQARHELQHRVDVSSVRERVGRMQQATPCIWWKAISYHYVRRTRQVTRYRNGDAYTTTQVYHERVNTHVAEAEFDYARCGVRDVSKTLVGLEGAPATRLRFTKCFSFASVEAENAYLCQRARFFAENEGLDDYMEAREGMHLKNVDFREFMVAFPDPARPPWYACSSAFWAAALLTLSWPLRVLAEYRTAYAHYHVEKLFGLEGPGSASSAGGGLSPSDELLPPLTHRLPRVNTVDSTELEWHIRSNQQLVPSYSEAVLMDLAGLGTRCGGASGGYAPSCRYGGVGGPGAAGVAPYRRSCEHCQRAVSSSSIFSRSALSICASPRAGPVPGGGAGCGGSRFSLGRLYGSRRSCLWRSRSGSVNEASCPTEQTRLSSQASMGDDEDDDEEEAGPPPPYHDALYFPVLIVHRQEGCLGHSHRPLHRHGSCVETSL, encoded by the exons CAGCGTCCCATCCAGCCCTCTTTCACCAAGTCCCTCTGCCGTGAGTCCCACTGGAAGTGCCTCCTGCTCTCGCTGCTCATGTACGGCTGCCTGGGGGCAGTGGCCTGGTGCCACGTCACCACAGTGACGCGCCTCACCTTCAGCAGCGCCTACCAGGGCAACAGCCTCATGTACCATGACAGCCCCTGCTCCAACGGCTATGTCTACATCCCCCTGGCCTTCCTGCTCATGTTGTACGCCGTCTACCTGGTGGAGTGTTGGCACTGCCAAGCCCGCCATGAGCTGCAGCACCGTGTTGATGTGAGCAGTGTGCGGGAGCGTGTGGGCCGCATGCAGCAAGCCACACCCTGCATCTGGTGGAAGGCCATCAGCTACCACTATGTCCGCCGCACCCGCCAGGTCACCAGATACCGCAACGGAGACGCCTATACCACCACCCAG GTCTACCACGAACGCGTCAACACGCACGTGGCGGAGGCCGAGTTCGACTACGCGCGCTGTGGCGTCCGCGACGTGTCCAAGACGCTGGTGGGGTTGGAGGGCGCGCCGGCCACGAGGCTGCGCTTCACCAAGTGCTTCAGTTTCGCCAGCGTGGAGGCCGAGAACGCGTACCTGTGCCAGCGCGCGCGCTTCTTCGCAGAGAACGAGGGCCTGGACGACTACATGGAGGCACGCGAGGGCATGCACCTCAAGAACGTGGACTTCCGTGAGTTCATGGTGGCCTTCCCGGACCCGGCCCGGCCGCCCTGGTACGCCTGCTCCTCGGCCTTCTGGGCCGCGGCGCTGCTCACGCTGTCGTGGCCGCTGCGAGTGCTGGCAGAGTACCGCACGGCTTACGCACACTACCACGTGGAGAAGCTCTTTGGCCTGGAGGGCCCGGGGTCGGCCAGTAGCGCGGGCGGCGGCCTCAGCCCCAGCGACGAGCTGCTGCCCCCGCTCACCCACCGCCTGCCGCGGGTCAACACGGTGGACAGCACGGAGCTCGAGTGGCACATCCGCTCCAACCAGCAGCTGGtgcccagctactctgaggcggTGCTCATGGACCTGGCGGGGCTCGGGACGCGCTGCGGCGGGGCGAGCGGCGGCTACGCGCCCTCGTGCCGCTACGGCGGGGTAGGCGGCCCGGGCGCGGCGGGCGTGGCTCCCTACCGGCGCAGCTGCGAGCACTGCCAGCGCGCCGTCAGCAGCTCGTCCATCTTCTCGCGCAGCGCCCTGAGCATCTGCGCCAGCCCGCGGGCCGGCCCGGTCCCCGGTGGGGGCGCGGGCTGCGGGGGCAGCCGCTTCTCGCTCGGCCGTCTCTACGGCTCCCGGCGCAGCTGCCTGTGGCGCAGCCGCAGCGGGAGCGTCAACGAGGCCAGCTGCCCCACGGAGCAGACGCGGCTGTCCAGCCAGGCCAGCATGGGGGACGACGAGGACGACGACGAGGAGGAGGCCGGGCCGCCGCCGCCCTACCACGACGCCCTCTACTTTCCGGTCCTCATCGTCCACCGGCAGGAGGGGTGTCTGGGCCACAGCCACCGGCCGCTGCACCGCCACGGCTCCTGCGTAGAGACCTCACTGTGA